Proteins encoded in a region of the Sulfurimonas marina genome:
- a CDS encoding diguanylate cyclase, whose amino-acid sequence MKEKYFDGIELDVYIQKNELDLQKFLYIAIELCKVIESFHKQNITIRTLSSSSILIDAENGLSVMIRNDDKENLNEKDRIYRAPEQNERISLTVENSVDIYSLGVVFYEIFSEKIEHDNKSSQDFFYELFTQELPPLHQLDASIPVTISNIIEKMTAKNRHERYNDILSVHVDLAKSLKQFQENGTIGIFKLDTFKPYFKFNKSELIYGREVPEEEIEKIINAKESLNTLIAVSGNSGVGKSFFMTKVLEKNKQHFSDILELKLERYKQNAPYEILYDALRNFTKQILSQDENIVQNYRKELRNLLGNEAQILIDVIPEIEAIIGKQPQIKDIHPVDKKARFDSMLFHFMELFFHSQKPFCIYIDDLQWADDVIIQWLQNILIKFKNLFVFITYRNEEVQEGHEIRQMFERVYFYDVKIKEIQLRGLEKEDIKNLLYNTMQLEKAEEIAEIIVHKTDGNAFFVNQYIKQLQENDTIYFSHDTLEWYCDLQKLQQMPISDNVFEVLSRRIDLLEKHVRTLLNIASCLGSSFTHTALQRVYADEVLFESALEAAMKDEWIILYSKGGQRRYSFSHDKMQEALYSKLDDETLSQIHYKIGKNLLQNEQKLENKKLISCVNHLNIGYKLLYDITLLIELNVKASLHSKKSGDFTNALLYIKKAMEFMEAESLNITDVSILKDRAECEHLCHNSDEAVHYYEKALQLSDSKIQKAQIYELLIKFYSDISDFQKAYETGCEATKLFGFNMPKSFFPPQFIFDFIRLRVKLKGKSIDDICEIPDANDEEFIYLVKLAANSLQAAYQIRPELCVANAVKIVTLCLQKGLTKESVIAFTVFGVIFQGGILGDHTAGFDYYRLSINMLHRFENTIQHAEVKFVSGYFATSWKQSAAMTEKLWEEAYKNGHEIGDWFHTGCAAAGIVQSMFMRGVNLNELLEKIEHYLVVLKNIGTMEQYGAVLSVKHAVLNLQGKTASPLSFNTDEFDESAYIHSLSNYTSKHFAHYYYINKLSALYMHKEYKKALDISNEGKKFASDSKGMLHNTEHIFYEALTVAKLYEYETLSTQMKYKKIVQKAKKSFYKWSKGTVENFMARAYLLEGELYRLQGDTNRAIEFYEKALSTATIYMQTNIIALANKLTQEIYEELGQKKAAEIYEKTFLETLVEWGVIEKQREEVVAKFDIETLMKASEIIVKEQRLSNLLQALVKTIIQNSGAQNIFLLLQEEEELFIEAHYSIDSDKTEVMQHQPYIESKKIVQPVINYVLRTQKSIVIDDLNESKIFYDKKNMHKEVKSLLCAPLILKGKIKGVIYLENNLLPGVFTDDKVKLLQYLSGQIAISIENAVVYNNLEKAVALRTKELEHANKKLEKLSTLDPLTKISNRRHFETHMQDIWSLAIRKEVPTSIVMCDIDYFKKINDTYGHIIGDYVLKNVASIIQNSLKRTTDFAARYGGEEFIIALYDTDLEGAKKISQSIADTLKSDEKNFVIDGVNIEPFTISFGVSSLIPQQEDNYEQLIKSADEALYEAKRNGRNCIVSSSV is encoded by the coding sequence TTGAAAGAAAAATATTTTGACGGTATTGAGTTAGACGTATATATACAGAAAAACGAACTCGATCTTCAAAAGTTTTTATATATTGCAATAGAGTTATGTAAAGTTATAGAGAGTTTTCATAAACAAAATATTACTATTAGAACATTAAGCAGCTCCTCTATACTAATCGATGCTGAAAATGGTTTATCGGTAATGATACGTAACGACGATAAAGAAAATTTAAATGAAAAAGATCGTATCTATAGAGCACCTGAACAAAATGAGAGAATAAGTCTGACAGTAGAAAATTCTGTAGATATATACAGTCTAGGTGTTGTTTTTTACGAAATATTCTCTGAAAAAATCGAACATGACAATAAGAGCTCTCAGGATTTCTTTTATGAACTTTTCACACAGGAGCTTCCACCTTTACATCAGTTAGATGCTTCCATACCGGTAACTATCTCCAATATTATCGAGAAAATGACGGCAAAAAACCGTCATGAAAGATATAATGATATCCTTTCCGTTCATGTAGATCTGGCAAAGTCTCTTAAACAATTTCAAGAAAACGGAACTATTGGTATCTTTAAACTCGATACCTTTAAACCCTATTTTAAATTCAATAAAAGTGAATTAATTTACGGTAGAGAAGTTCCCGAAGAGGAAATTGAGAAGATTATAAATGCAAAAGAGTCGTTGAATACGCTTATAGCAGTTTCGGGTAACTCCGGTGTAGGAAAATCCTTTTTTATGACTAAAGTGTTGGAAAAAAATAAACAACACTTTAGTGATATTCTAGAGCTGAAACTTGAAAGATATAAGCAAAATGCTCCCTATGAGATACTATACGATGCTTTACGAAACTTTACAAAACAGATCCTCTCACAAGATGAAAATATAGTTCAAAACTATAGAAAAGAGTTACGAAATCTTCTTGGTAATGAAGCACAGATACTTATAGATGTTATCCCGGAAATTGAAGCTATTATAGGAAAACAGCCACAGATTAAAGATATACATCCCGTAGATAAGAAAGCACGTTTTGACAGTATGCTATTTCATTTTATGGAACTTTTCTTTCATTCTCAAAAACCGTTTTGTATCTATATAGATGACTTGCAGTGGGCAGATGATGTCATCATACAGTGGTTACAAAATATTTTAATAAAGTTCAAGAATCTTTTTGTATTTATCACTTATCGCAATGAGGAGGTGCAAGAGGGGCACGAGATCAGACAGATGTTTGAAAGAGTTTACTTCTACGATGTAAAAATAAAAGAGATTCAACTTAGAGGTCTTGAAAAAGAGGATATTAAAAATCTTTTATATAACACGATGCAGCTAGAAAAAGCAGAAGAAATAGCAGAAATTATAGTGCATAAAACGGATGGAAATGCTTTTTTCGTGAATCAATATATTAAGCAGCTTCAAGAAAATGATACGATATATTTCAGCCATGATACGCTTGAGTGGTATTGCGATCTTCAAAAACTACAACAGATGCCTATTAGCGATAATGTATTTGAGGTTTTGAGTAGAAGAATAGATCTACTTGAGAAACATGTACGTACATTATTAAATATAGCTTCTTGTCTGGGAAGTAGTTTTACCCATACCGCATTGCAAAGAGTTTATGCAGATGAGGTGTTATTTGAAAGTGCATTAGAAGCAGCTATGAAAGATGAGTGGATCATTTTATATTCAAAAGGTGGACAAAGAAGGTACTCTTTTTCTCACGATAAAATGCAAGAGGCACTTTATTCAAAACTTGATGATGAGACACTCTCACAAATCCATTATAAAATAGGTAAAAATCTTCTTCAAAATGAACAAAAGCTGGAAAATAAAAAGCTTATATCCTGTGTGAACCATTTGAATATAGGGTATAAACTGCTTTATGATATTACACTTCTGATTGAGTTAAATGTGAAAGCATCTTTGCATTCTAAAAAAAGCGGTGACTTTACAAATGCTCTTTTATATATTAAAAAAGCTATGGAGTTTATGGAAGCAGAATCTTTAAACATCACAGATGTTTCTATTTTAAAAGACAGAGCTGAGTGTGAACATCTTTGCCATAATAGTGATGAAGCGGTACACTACTATGAAAAAGCACTGCAGTTGAGCGATTCAAAGATACAAAAAGCACAGATATATGAACTTTTGATCAAGTTCTATTCCGATATTTCCGATTTTCAAAAAGCGTATGAAACGGGGTGTGAAGCAACAAAACTTTTTGGTTTTAATATGCCTAAAAGTTTTTTCCCTCCACAGTTTATATTTGATTTTATCCGTTTAAGAGTAAAACTTAAAGGGAAAAGTATAGATGATATTTGTGAAATTCCTGATGCCAACGATGAAGAGTTTATCTACCTTGTTAAGCTTGCAGCTAACTCTTTACAGGCTGCTTACCAGATAAGACCTGAACTTTGTGTAGCTAATGCTGTTAAAATTGTCACACTTTGTTTACAAAAAGGTTTGACAAAAGAGTCAGTGATCGCCTTTACAGTTTTTGGAGTGATCTTTCAAGGGGGAATTTTAGGTGATCATACTGCTGGGTTTGATTATTACCGTCTCTCTATAAATATGCTGCATAGATTTGAAAATACTATACAGCATGCAGAAGTTAAATTTGTCAGCGGCTATTTTGCAACATCATGGAAACAATCTGCAGCCATGACAGAAAAGTTATGGGAAGAAGCTTATAAAAACGGTCATGAGATAGGGGACTGGTTCCATACAGGGTGTGCAGCTGCAGGGATAGTGCAGAGTATGTTTATGAGGGGAGTTAATCTCAATGAGCTTTTAGAGAAGATAGAACACTATTTAGTTGTCTTAAAAAACATAGGAACTATGGAGCAGTATGGAGCAGTGTTAAGTGTTAAACATGCGGTGCTCAATTTACAGGGGAAAACAGCTTCACCACTCTCATTCAATACGGATGAATTTGACGAATCTGCTTACATTCACTCACTTAGTAACTATACTTCCAAACATTTTGCACACTATTATTACATTAACAAGTTAAGTGCACTCTATATGCATAAAGAGTACAAAAAAGCATTAGATATATCTAATGAAGGTAAAAAGTTTGCATCGGACTCAAAAGGGATGCTCCATAACACTGAACATATTTTTTATGAAGCACTCACAGTGGCGAAACTTTATGAGTATGAAACCTTGTCTACACAAATGAAATATAAAAAAATAGTTCAAAAAGCGAAGAAAAGTTTTTATAAATGGTCTAAGGGAACTGTAGAAAATTTTATGGCAAGAGCTTATCTTTTGGAAGGGGAATTATATCGACTTCAGGGAGATACAAATAGAGCGATAGAGTTTTATGAAAAAGCATTAAGTACGGCTACGATCTATATGCAGACAAATATCATTGCACTTGCGAATAAACTAACGCAGGAGATCTATGAAGAGCTTGGTCAGAAAAAAGCTGCAGAGATATATGAAAAAACATTTTTAGAAACTCTTGTTGAATGGGGAGTGATAGAGAAACAAAGAGAAGAGGTAGTTGCAAAGTTTGATATTGAAACGCTTATGAAAGCATCGGAGATCATTGTAAAAGAACAGCGACTATCTAATCTTCTACAGGCTCTTGTGAAAACTATTATTCAAAATTCCGGAGCACAAAATATTTTTCTTCTTTTGCAAGAGGAGGAGGAACTTTTTATAGAGGCCCACTACTCAATAGATTCTGACAAAACAGAAGTGATGCAGCATCAGCCTTATATAGAGTCTAAAAAGATAGTTCAGCCGGTAATTAATTATGTATTGCGTACTCAGAAGTCTATTGTAATTGATGATTTGAATGAAAGCAAAATATTTTATGATAAAAAAAATATGCATAAAGAGGTTAAGTCTCTTCTTTGTGCACCGCTAATTCTTAAAGGAAAAATCAAAGGGGTTATCTATCTGGAAAACAATTTATTGCCGGGTGTATTTACGGATGATAAGGTGAAACTTTTACAATATCTTAGCGGACAGATAGCGATATCGATTGAAAATGCAGTAGTGTATAACAATCTGGAAAAAGCGGTTGCTTTGAGAACAAAAGAGCTAGAACATGCAAATAAAAAGCTTGAAAAACTTTCAACTCTTGATCCTCTTACAAAAATATCTAACAGACGTCATTTTGAAACACATATGCAAGATATATGGAGTCTTGCTATACGTAAAGAGGTACCAACTTCGATTGTAATGTGTGATATAGACTACTTTAAAAAGATCAACGATACATATGGACATATCATTGGTGATTATGTTTTAAAAAATGTTGCTTCCATTATTCAAAATTCTCTAAAACGTACTACAGACTTTGCAGCCAGATATGGGGGAGAGGAGTTTATCATAGCACTTTACGATACCGATCTAGAGGGTGCAAAAAAAATCTCTCAAAGTATTGCAGATACCCTAAAAAGTGATGAAAAAAATTTTGTTATAGATGGAGTAAACATAGAGCCGTTTACTATCAGCTTTGGTGTTTCAAGTCTTATCCCACAACAAGAAGACAATTATGAACAGCTTATAAAAAGTGCGGATGAAGCACTTTATGAAGCGAAACGTAACGGTAGAAATTGTATTGTTAGTAGTTCTGTATAG